Proteins found in one Sporosarcina jeotgali genomic segment:
- a CDS encoding M24 family metallopeptidase — MTKLKTIQQYLEDNNVEAAFVTTPDNIFYLSGFSSDPHERLLGVMIFKNAEPFIVCPLMEVPDVKSAGWDFGTVGYEDTDDAWEFVLAEVKRKAGTLSSIAIEKSHLTVERLERMTELFPEAEFSRLDEQLNTMRSHKDAEELQLLREAAALADYAIEVACENIAEGVSELELQTAIEFALKKKGVQKMSFDTTVLSGPKTASPHGTPGERKIQQGDFVLMDLGVVHKGYCSDITRTVSFGEPSAEQRSIYEAVRFANQAAIDLVKPGVRASELDKAAREVITKAGYGEYFTHRLGHGLGISVHEFPSIHGANDFQLEEGMVFTIEPGIYNSAITGVRIEDDVVVTADGIEVLTKFPKELKIIK; from the coding sequence ATGACAAAACTTAAAACGATTCAACAGTATTTAGAGGACAATAACGTAGAGGCGGCATTCGTAACGACACCTGATAACATTTTTTACCTATCAGGATTCAGCAGTGACCCCCACGAGCGCCTTCTTGGCGTCATGATTTTCAAAAACGCAGAGCCATTCATCGTCTGCCCGCTCATGGAAGTTCCCGATGTGAAATCTGCAGGCTGGGATTTCGGAACGGTCGGTTACGAGGACACGGATGACGCTTGGGAGTTTGTACTAGCTGAAGTGAAACGTAAAGCGGGGACTCTTAGTTCAATCGCAATCGAAAAATCTCACCTGACTGTTGAGCGTCTGGAACGTATGACAGAGCTCTTCCCTGAGGCAGAATTCTCTCGTTTAGATGAACAGCTGAATACAATGCGCAGCCATAAAGATGCAGAGGAGCTTCAACTGCTCCGCGAAGCTGCCGCTTTAGCGGACTATGCAATCGAAGTAGCGTGCGAAAATATTGCTGAAGGTGTTAGTGAACTTGAACTCCAAACAGCTATTGAGTTTGCGCTGAAGAAAAAAGGCGTTCAAAAGATGTCCTTCGATACTACTGTTTTATCAGGTCCTAAAACCGCTTCTCCACACGGAACACCGGGAGAACGTAAAATCCAGCAAGGTGATTTTGTTTTAATGGACCTCGGAGTAGTCCATAAAGGATATTGTTCGGATATTACGAGAACAGTTTCGTTTGGTGAGCCATCTGCCGAACAGCGCAGCATTTACGAAGCAGTTCGTTTTGCCAATCAGGCAGCAATCGATCTTGTAAAACCAGGCGTACGTGCAAGTGAACTGGATAAAGCTGCGCGCGAAGTCATCACAAAAGCTGGATACGGAGAGTACTTCACTCACCGCCTTGGACACGGCCTCGGAATTTCTGTTCACGAGTTCCCATCCATCCATGGAGCAAACGACTTCCAATTGGAAGAAGGCATGGTCTTTACAATTGAGCCGGGTATCTACAATTCAGCAATCACTGGTGTGCGTATTGAAGATGACGTTGTTGTCACTGCAGACGGAATTGAAGTGCTGACGAAGTTTCCGAAAGAACTTAAGATTATTAAGTAA
- a CDS encoding metal-dependent hydrolase, producing MEVSYHGHSIVKIKTNDKVILIDPYITGNDLTDLKAADEKPDVILLTHGHNDHVGDTIEIAKASGALVVAPNELAVWLGWQGLETHGMNIGGACEFDFGTVKFTKAFHSSSYTTDDQQLIYMGMPAGILFMAEGKTIYHAGDTSLFGDMELIGKRHAIDIAFLPIGDNFTMGPEDAAFAVELLSPKLSVPVHYNTFPPIVQDPEDFKKLVRDHEVLVMKAGEVVQL from the coding sequence ATGGAAGTTTCTTATCATGGACATTCAATCGTAAAGATTAAAACAAACGACAAAGTGATTTTGATCGATCCTTATATTACAGGAAATGATTTAACGGATTTAAAAGCAGCGGACGAAAAGCCGGATGTCATCTTGTTGACGCATGGACACAATGATCATGTAGGGGACACGATTGAAATTGCAAAAGCGAGCGGGGCATTAGTGGTTGCGCCGAACGAACTTGCCGTATGGCTTGGATGGCAAGGATTAGAAACACACGGCATGAACATTGGGGGAGCGTGTGAATTTGATTTTGGAACGGTAAAGTTCACGAAGGCATTTCACAGTTCATCCTACACAACTGATGACCAGCAGCTGATCTACATGGGAATGCCTGCCGGAATCTTGTTCATGGCAGAAGGAAAAACGATTTACCATGCAGGAGACACGTCACTCTTTGGTGACATGGAACTGATCGGCAAGCGTCATGCAATCGATATCGCATTTTTACCGATAGGTGATAACTTTACGATGGGACCTGAAGATGCTGCATTTGCGGTAGAACTGCTATCGCCGAAGTTGTCAGTTCCAGTTCATTACAATACGTTTCCGCCAATCGTACAAGATCCAGAGGACTTCAAAAAACTCGTCAGAGATCATGAAGTACTCGTGATGAAAGCTGGTGAAGTGGTCCAGCTTTGA
- a CDS encoding DRTGG domain-containing protein codes for MSTKHEQILRHIEDLAVGEKISVRQIARALTVSEGTAYRAIKEAENNKLVNTIERVGTVRIEKKKKENIERLTFAEVVNIVDGSVLGGSGGLHKTLTKFLIGAMQLDDIRRYIDAGSLLIVGNRQKAHQLALSEGAAVLVTGGFDTTDEVKKLANSLDLPVITTTYDSFTVATMLNRAISDQMIEKDILLVEDIQHQLSNTSTLFIQETVGQFNKLSRETSHSAFPVIERNGRVVGMVTSKDVVGKQESEPLGKVMTASPITATGKMSVASAGHIMVWEGIDLLPVVTEAGLLDGVISRQDVLKAFQLAQRQPQQGQTIDDIVKNQMHSDTENPQNVIFEVIPQMTNQLGSLSYGALTTLLAETGNRAIKLTKRGESVPENLSIYFMRHVQLGSSVTVEPQILHMSRRVVKMDITLYSEGEMIGKALVTYQLLER; via the coding sequence ATGTCGACAAAGCATGAACAGATTTTGCGCCACATTGAAGACCTCGCTGTTGGTGAGAAAATTTCAGTACGGCAAATTGCAAGAGCGCTCACAGTTAGTGAGGGAACTGCATACCGTGCGATTAAGGAAGCAGAGAACAACAAACTTGTAAATACAATCGAGCGTGTCGGGACGGTGCGAATCGAGAAGAAGAAAAAAGAGAATATTGAACGGCTGACGTTTGCTGAAGTTGTAAACATTGTGGACGGGAGTGTGCTGGGAGGAAGCGGTGGATTACATAAAACGCTGACTAAATTCCTGATTGGTGCCATGCAGCTGGATGATATACGCCGTTATATCGACGCGGGAAGTCTGCTGATTGTTGGAAATCGCCAAAAGGCCCACCAGTTAGCTCTAAGCGAAGGGGCAGCGGTTTTAGTGACAGGCGGTTTTGATACAACGGATGAAGTGAAAAAGTTAGCGAATTCTCTTGACTTGCCGGTTATTACAACGACCTACGACTCGTTTACCGTTGCGACCATGCTGAACCGGGCTATCAGTGACCAAATGATTGAAAAGGATATCCTTCTTGTAGAAGACATCCAGCACCAACTTTCAAATACGTCTACACTGTTTATACAAGAGACGGTTGGTCAATTTAACAAACTTAGCCGTGAAACTTCACACTCAGCGTTTCCCGTTATTGAAAGAAATGGCCGGGTTGTTGGAATGGTCACATCTAAAGACGTCGTCGGAAAACAGGAATCCGAACCGTTAGGAAAAGTCATGACGGCTTCACCGATTACAGCGACTGGCAAGATGAGCGTTGCATCGGCTGGCCACATAATGGTATGGGAGGGAATAGATTTACTCCCTGTTGTGACAGAAGCGGGTTTGCTGGATGGTGTCATTAGCAGACAAGATGTTCTGAAAGCTTTCCAATTGGCACAGCGCCAGCCGCAGCAAGGCCAAACCATTGACGATATCGTAAAGAACCAAATGCACTCGGATACGGAAAATCCTCAAAATGTAATTTTTGAAGTGATTCCGCAGATGACCAATCAGCTTGGATCATTGTCCTATGGTGCTTTGACCACATTGTTGGCCGAAACAGGCAACCGCGCGATTAAGCTTACCAAACGCGGGGAAAGTGTTCCAGAGAACTTATCAATCTATTTTATGAGACATGTTCAGCTTGGAAGCAGTGTCACTGTGGAACCACAAATTCTGCACATGAGCCGGCGTGTCGTGAAAATGGATATTACGCTATACTCAGAAGGTGAAATGATTGGTAAAGCACTAGTCACCTATCAGCTGTTGGAACGATAA
- a CDS encoding YtpI family protein, with protein sequence MKTLNFILVFLIIASAVFYFYFKTRQFRTSQVFPIRKKMFSSKAGMFLGLLLVFFGINQLMLFGGVTTYVISGIFIVLGGYVSIFNWKADKYYTQFVDEESRLNKR encoded by the coding sequence GTGAAGACTTTAAATTTCATACTTGTATTCTTGATTATTGCTTCGGCAGTATTCTACTTTTACTTTAAAACCCGGCAATTCCGGACAAGTCAAGTGTTCCCTATTCGAAAAAAGATGTTTTCATCGAAAGCGGGGATGTTTTTAGGACTCTTGCTTGTCTTTTTCGGTATCAACCAGCTTATGCTGTTTGGCGGGGTTACAACTTATGTGATTTCTGGGATCTTCATCGTACTTGGAGGCTATGTATCCATCTTTAACTGGAAAGCCGATAAGTATTACACTCAATTTGTCGATGAAGAATCTCGGTTGAACAAGCGCTGA
- the accD gene encoding acetyl-CoA carboxylase, carboxyltransferase subunit beta, whose protein sequence is MLRDLFTNVKKQQAIMPNAKSKSDVPEGIMTKCPECKHVEPTKELGKLLKVCPKCDFHFKMTAQERIDSLMDEGTFVSMDDHLVTENPLEFPAYAAKVKKDAEKTGLNEAVLTGTGKIDGNGVAIAVMDPHFRMGSMGSVVGEKITRAVEKATELGVPMLIFSASGGARMQEGVLSLMQMAKTSVALNRHSEKGLLYISIMTYPTTGGVSASFASVGDINLAEPKALIGFAGRRVIEQTVREKLPEDFQTAEFLLAHGQLDAVVHRVDLQDMLSRIIRLHTKGEAAQ, encoded by the coding sequence ATGCTAAGGGACTTATTTACAAATGTGAAAAAACAGCAGGCAATCATGCCGAATGCGAAGTCTAAAAGTGATGTACCTGAAGGAATTATGACAAAATGTCCAGAATGTAAGCATGTTGAACCAACGAAAGAACTGGGGAAATTGCTGAAAGTTTGTCCTAAATGTGATTTCCACTTCAAAATGACTGCACAGGAACGAATCGATTCGTTGATGGATGAAGGCACGTTTGTTTCCATGGATGACCATCTAGTGACTGAAAATCCATTAGAATTTCCTGCTTATGCAGCAAAAGTGAAAAAGGATGCAGAGAAAACTGGACTTAACGAAGCTGTTCTGACAGGTACAGGGAAAATTGATGGAAATGGAGTGGCGATTGCTGTTATGGATCCTCATTTCCGAATGGGTTCAATGGGATCAGTTGTAGGTGAAAAGATTACGAGAGCGGTAGAAAAAGCGACAGAGCTCGGAGTTCCTATGCTGATCTTTTCCGCAAGCGGCGGTGCCCGCATGCAAGAAGGCGTTCTATCCCTTATGCAAATGGCGAAAACGAGTGTTGCCTTAAACAGGCATTCCGAAAAAGGACTTTTATATATATCTATTATGACCTACCCGACAACTGGCGGGGTTTCAGCAAGCTTTGCTTCTGTCGGCGATATTAATCTTGCTGAGCCGAAAGCACTTATTGGATTTGCAGGTCGCCGGGTTATTGAACAAACGGTTCGTGAAAAGTTGCCAGAAGACTTCCAAACGGCCGAGTTTTTACTAGCACACGGCCAGCTGGATGCAGTCGTCCATCGTGTAGACTTACAGGATATGCTTTCTCGCATCATCCGGCTTCATACGAAGGGGGAAGCAGCACAATGA
- a CDS encoding acetyl-CoA carboxylase carboxyltransferase subunit alpha, which translates to MKKTMSFEEPIIKLREKIQELKEFTETNEVDLSDEIRNLNDRLVKLENDIYGNMETWERVQVARHPERPTTYDYIGELFEDFIELHGDRAFGDDAAIVGGIGSFEGKPVTIIGHQRGKDTKENVKRTFGMPHPEGYRKALRLMKQAEKFGRPVICMIDTKGAYPGRAAEERGQSEAIARNLVEMASLTVPVISIVIGEGGSGGALALGVANRIYMLEHSTYSVISPEGAASILWKDAAYAKEAAEAMKITAPDLLKMEIIDAIIPEVLGGGHRNPKQQAENMKTILMNALQELGKLDADELVQDRYDKFRKVGVFTE; encoded by the coding sequence ATGAAGAAAACCATGTCATTTGAAGAACCTATTATTAAATTAAGAGAAAAAATTCAGGAACTGAAAGAGTTTACGGAAACAAACGAAGTCGATCTGTCCGATGAGATTCGGAATTTAAATGATCGTCTAGTCAAGCTGGAAAACGATATTTATGGCAACATGGAGACGTGGGAACGTGTGCAAGTGGCACGCCATCCAGAGCGGCCAACTACGTACGATTACATTGGCGAGTTATTCGAAGATTTCATCGAACTCCATGGAGATCGTGCTTTTGGTGATGACGCTGCGATTGTTGGCGGTATTGGCTCATTCGAAGGGAAACCTGTTACAATTATCGGACATCAGCGCGGGAAAGATACAAAAGAAAATGTGAAGCGCACCTTCGGAATGCCGCATCCTGAAGGATATCGGAAAGCATTGCGTCTGATGAAGCAAGCTGAGAAATTCGGACGCCCCGTCATTTGTATGATTGATACGAAAGGTGCCTATCCGGGCCGAGCAGCAGAAGAGCGCGGTCAAAGTGAAGCGATTGCCCGCAATCTTGTCGAAATGGCAAGTCTCACTGTACCTGTGATTTCAATTGTTATTGGCGAAGGCGGAAGCGGCGGCGCATTAGCATTAGGCGTTGCAAACCGGATTTATATGCTAGAGCACTCTACGTATTCAGTTATTTCACCTGAAGGGGCAGCTTCTATTTTGTGGAAAGATGCAGCTTATGCAAAAGAAGCCGCTGAAGCGATGAAAATTACTGCGCCGGATTTGTTGAAGATGGAAATTATAGACGCCATCATTCCGGAAGTATTAGGCGGAGGGCATCGGAATCCGAAGCAGCAAGCTGAAAATATGAAAACGATTTTAATGAATGCGCTTCAAGAGTTAGGAAAGCTTGACGCTGATGAACTCGTTCAAGACCGTTATGATAAATTTAGAAAAGTCGGTGTGTTTACTGAGTAA
- a CDS encoding DHH family phosphoesterase encodes MKRQIIDTIEQHSTIIIHRHVRPDPDAFGSQVGLMKLIQANYPDKNVYAAGSDDGQLSFLAGQDLVTDNMYENALVIVTDTANTERVDGQSYLKGSRLVKIDHHPNVDPYGDVLWVDTDASSCSEMIYELFAEGRDVKGWKLPDESARLLFAGIVGDTGRFMYPSATGKTFEIASELIKYNFDRQQIFAGMYEVERNLLHLQGYVYQNFTIDENGAAYIKLTKTILEQFDVKAEETSSLVSSLGDVKGICAWLIFVEEEDQIRVRLRSKGIVINNLAAEYGGGGHPLAAGASVKTWEEADEVIQKVQSLCACN; translated from the coding sequence ATGAAAAGACAAATCATTGACACAATTGAACAGCATTCTACGATTATTATTCATCGGCACGTCCGCCCTGACCCTGATGCTTTCGGTTCGCAAGTGGGATTAATGAAACTGATTCAAGCGAATTATCCTGACAAAAACGTCTACGCTGCAGGAAGTGACGATGGACAGTTGTCATTTCTCGCTGGACAGGATCTTGTAACCGATAACATGTACGAAAATGCATTAGTCATCGTAACCGATACAGCAAACACCGAACGGGTAGATGGACAATCGTACCTGAAAGGAAGCCGCTTAGTGAAAATTGACCATCATCCAAATGTGGATCCGTACGGGGATGTATTGTGGGTCGATACAGATGCGAGTTCTTGTTCAGAAATGATTTATGAACTATTTGCTGAAGGCAGAGACGTTAAAGGGTGGAAGCTTCCAGATGAATCGGCGAGACTTCTGTTTGCTGGAATTGTAGGGGATACAGGCAGATTCATGTATCCGAGTGCGACAGGAAAGACATTTGAAATCGCCAGCGAATTAATCAAATACAATTTTGACCGGCAGCAAATCTTTGCAGGGATGTATGAAGTGGAAAGAAATCTCCTTCACTTGCAAGGGTACGTTTACCAAAACTTCACAATCGATGAAAATGGAGCAGCCTATATTAAGCTCACAAAAACGATTTTAGAACAATTCGATGTGAAAGCAGAAGAAACGTCTTCACTCGTCAGTTCACTTGGAGATGTTAAAGGCATTTGTGCGTGGCTGATATTTGTAGAAGAAGAGGATCAGATTCGTGTTCGCTTGCGCTCTAAAGGAATTGTCATTAATAATTTGGCGGCTGAATACGGCGGCGGCGGCCATCCGCTAGCTGCAGGTGCCTCAGTTAAGACGTGGGAAGAAGCAGATGAAGTGATTCAGAAAGTACAATCGTTATGTGCATGTAACTAG
- a CDS encoding DNA polymerase III subunit alpha, with protein MKLVYPQIITGADLLNGIIKLDRLAPLLQRRGAVSAAIVNSTLSGIRSFWKVMTKYGIHPVIGLSVKIELATGETPICYIYAKNEAGFRQLLKISSAAATREPENLPEKWLKSYTANCAVIFPLTDPSWNEIRTADTIQLLKMHCSTKELYIGISRAAGAVHPEEPSIEQLAASEGLAIVASHEARFINPEDAFSFEAAQAIRDGFKLNDPARPENLYNDAYVPEQQELEQWFAGKEHWLEKAAEVLMACNVQLPKKHLLMPKFPVSENRSAAHLLEAQCREGLERHFGQISNAYEERLRTELDVITEMGYQDYFLIVQDFIAYAKKNDIEVGPGRGSSAGSLVAFSLGITAVDPLKYGLIFERFLNKSRVTMPDIDVDFADTRRMEVVEYVAQKYGKAHVAQIITFGTLSAKSVARNTARVFGFSNEDMTFLSKMLSELPGKTLEEKVSQSKQLQTWIEREEVRARWYTVSLALEGLPRNASTHAAGVILSPTPLVETVPLQSGGDSIYLTQWAMNDSEEAGLLKMDFLGLRNLTLLDRIRKMIRFETGEELFLDTIPLDDERTLELFRKGDMSGIFQFESPGMRKALRDISPDAFEDIYAINALYRPGPMENIPLYSRRKKGLEPIHYMHPALEPILKETYGIIVYQEQILQIAVQIAGFTLGEADLLRRAISKKKRDVLMQERVHFTDSAQRNGFPKNIAGDIYELIVKFADYGFPKSHAVAYSLISFQLAYLKANKPEFFYAGCLSVLAGSAEKTMDFIREVRTKGIAVMGPSITKSNWSATTENGSIRLGLSAIKGISYPFYTVLQRARQQKVTLQTLFDLSVALGAENFTEKTIPPLVKSGALDEFGQTREVLLATIEAARKHALFVRPSSDEPDLLAGMMKGMASPKYSPGGTMSDMQRLDYEKETLGFYLSEHPIASFKKKLETKANPIADALEKSSGTKVVLAGLVLEVKRIRTKKGEAMAFLELQDETGEISCTLFPKQYAACSSGLKEQSLLVLQGAIEVRSGKPQLVVQDLLNF; from the coding sequence ATGAAGCTTGTTTATCCGCAAATTATTACGGGAGCCGACTTACTTAACGGCATTATAAAGCTTGACCGTCTGGCTCCTCTTCTGCAAAGAAGAGGGGCTGTTTCGGCTGCAATTGTAAATTCGACTCTTTCAGGGATCCGGTCGTTTTGGAAAGTCATGACGAAGTATGGCATTCATCCAGTCATCGGGCTCTCCGTGAAGATTGAACTGGCGACTGGAGAAACGCCAATATGCTACATCTATGCAAAAAATGAAGCAGGCTTTCGTCAGTTATTAAAGATTAGCAGTGCTGCGGCAACGCGTGAACCTGAAAACTTGCCTGAAAAATGGTTGAAATCCTATACTGCGAACTGCGCCGTTATTTTTCCGCTTACAGATCCCTCTTGGAACGAAATCCGAACTGCAGATACGATCCAGCTTTTAAAAATGCATTGCTCGACAAAAGAACTTTATATAGGAATTTCACGTGCGGCTGGAGCGGTGCATCCTGAGGAACCATCGATTGAACAGCTGGCCGCTTCCGAAGGTCTTGCCATTGTTGCGAGCCACGAAGCGAGATTTATTAATCCTGAAGACGCATTCAGTTTTGAAGCAGCACAAGCAATTCGTGACGGTTTCAAGTTAAATGACCCAGCACGTCCTGAGAATTTATATAATGACGCCTACGTACCTGAGCAGCAAGAACTGGAACAATGGTTCGCGGGTAAAGAGCATTGGTTGGAAAAAGCAGCGGAAGTGCTAATGGCTTGTAACGTGCAGTTGCCGAAAAAGCACTTGCTCATGCCTAAATTCCCTGTAAGTGAAAATAGATCCGCTGCGCACCTGCTTGAAGCTCAATGCCGGGAAGGCTTAGAAAGGCACTTCGGTCAGATTTCCAACGCATACGAAGAGCGTCTTCGAACCGAATTAGATGTGATTACAGAAATGGGCTATCAGGATTATTTCTTAATCGTTCAAGATTTTATAGCTTATGCCAAAAAGAACGATATTGAAGTTGGACCTGGCCGGGGATCTTCTGCCGGATCCCTCGTTGCATTCTCACTTGGAATTACTGCGGTAGATCCGCTGAAATATGGATTGATTTTTGAACGGTTTTTGAATAAAAGCAGGGTGACCATGCCGGATATTGACGTCGATTTTGCAGATACACGCCGGATGGAAGTTGTTGAATATGTCGCACAAAAATATGGGAAAGCCCACGTTGCCCAAATTATAACGTTTGGTACGCTATCAGCTAAATCCGTTGCACGCAATACAGCCAGGGTATTCGGTTTTTCGAATGAAGATATGACATTCCTGTCTAAAATGCTGTCTGAGCTTCCAGGAAAAACACTTGAAGAAAAAGTTAGTCAGTCAAAACAACTGCAGACTTGGATTGAGCGGGAGGAAGTGCGTGCTCGCTGGTACACGGTATCCCTTGCGTTAGAAGGGCTGCCTAGAAATGCTTCTACTCATGCTGCAGGAGTTATTCTTTCACCAACACCGCTAGTTGAAACGGTTCCTCTGCAAAGTGGCGGCGATTCCATCTATCTAACACAATGGGCGATGAATGATTCTGAAGAAGCTGGTCTTTTAAAAATGGATTTTCTCGGATTACGCAATTTGACACTGCTTGACAGAATACGTAAAATGATCCGTTTTGAAACGGGAGAGGAACTTTTCTTGGATACAATCCCCCTTGACGATGAGCGGACATTGGAGTTGTTCAGAAAAGGGGATATGTCGGGGATATTCCAATTTGAATCTCCGGGTATGCGGAAAGCACTTCGTGACATCTCACCGGATGCATTTGAAGATATCTATGCCATCAATGCGTTGTACAGGCCTGGACCGATGGAAAATATTCCGTTATACAGCAGAAGGAAAAAGGGATTAGAACCCATTCACTACATGCATCCGGCATTGGAGCCGATTTTAAAAGAAACCTATGGGATCATCGTTTATCAGGAACAGATTTTGCAGATTGCAGTTCAGATTGCTGGATTTACGCTGGGGGAAGCTGATTTGCTGCGACGCGCAATCAGTAAAAAGAAACGAGATGTGCTCATGCAGGAACGCGTCCATTTTACAGACAGCGCACAGCGTAATGGTTTTCCTAAAAATATTGCAGGCGATATTTACGAACTGATCGTAAAGTTTGCGGACTATGGATTCCCGAAAAGTCACGCAGTTGCCTATTCGTTGATTTCCTTCCAGCTTGCGTATTTGAAAGCGAACAAACCCGAATTCTTTTATGCGGGATGTCTGTCCGTTTTAGCAGGTTCCGCAGAGAAGACCATGGATTTCATACGTGAAGTGAGGACAAAGGGGATTGCCGTTATGGGTCCTTCCATTACAAAGAGCAACTGGTCTGCCACCACGGAAAATGGATCCATACGGCTTGGACTGAGCGCAATAAAAGGAATCAGCTATCCATTTTACACAGTCCTTCAAAGGGCACGTCAACAAAAAGTGACGCTGCAAACCTTATTTGACTTGTCTGTCGCACTTGGTGCAGAAAACTTCACTGAAAAAACAATTCCGCCTCTCGTGAAATCGGGCGCACTCGACGAATTTGGTCAAACCCGTGAAGTGCTGCTTGCAACTATAGAAGCAGCCAGAAAACATGCATTATTTGTAAGGCCTTCTTCAGATGAGCCGGACCTGCTGGCAGGGATGATGAAAGGGATGGCAAGTCCTAAATATAGTCCTGGCGGAACAATGTCGGATATGCAGAGACTCGACTATGAAAAAGAAACGCTTGGATTCTATCTATCTGAACACCCCATTGCATCTTTTAAAAAGAAACTTGAGACTAAGGCGAATCCGATTGCAGATGCCCTTGAAAAATCATCAGGAACGAAGGTAGTTCTCGCCGGATTGGTGTTGGAAGTGAAGCGGATCCGGACAAAAAAAGGAGAAGCGATGGCGTTTCTCGAATTACAAGATGAGACAGGAGAAATTTCGTGTACGTTATTCCCGAAACAATATGCAGCTTGCAGCAGTGGACTGAAAGAACAGTCCTTACTCGTGCTTCAAGGCGCGATAGAAGTGAGAAGTGGCAAGCCGCAGCTCGTTGTTCAAGATCTTTTGAATTTCTAA
- a CDS encoding FadR/GntR family transcriptional regulator encodes MENSRPSSKRFLDIVADLRTIIKEEGAVVGDKLPSERMLADRLQVGRSTIREALRSLELLGLIETRRGEGTFLADYKKHQLVEVLSTFILQNPQSLKGVEDTRRIHEKAAIECISNDPERRTLPVWGSFLVKFQGPDPVIREELLQEIVVISGNRLSLKIWFLLKQYSRVPYHEAMAEEEKEVASNLLKEMMNGNSQLAVRQYTDWLDIVKGERRGEHEC; translated from the coding sequence ATGGAAAACTCTCGTCCATCATCGAAAAGATTTCTGGATATTGTTGCGGATCTGCGCACAATCATTAAAGAAGAAGGTGCCGTCGTTGGGGATAAATTACCATCTGAACGAATGCTTGCAGACCGGCTGCAAGTCGGCAGATCCACAATTCGGGAAGCACTCCGAAGTCTTGAACTTCTTGGACTGATTGAAACAAGAAGGGGAGAAGGAACATTTCTTGCAGACTATAAAAAGCATCAGTTAGTGGAAGTTCTTTCTACATTCATCTTGCAAAATCCACAATCATTAAAAGGTGTGGAGGATACACGGCGAATTCATGAGAAAGCGGCAATTGAATGTATTTCCAATGATCCTGAACGAAGAACGCTTCCTGTATGGGGAAGCTTTTTAGTTAAATTCCAAGGCCCAGATCCTGTTATCAGAGAAGAATTATTACAAGAAATCGTAGTGATTTCAGGCAATCGTTTGTCGTTGAAAATTTGGTTCTTATTGAAACAATATAGCCGCGTTCCATACCATGAAGCGATGGCAGAAGAAGAGAAAGAAGTTGCATCGAATTTACTTAAAGAGATGATGAACGGGAACAGTCAACTCGCCGTCAGGCAGTATACGGACTGGCTGGACATTGTCAAAGGTGAAAGAAGGGGCGAACACGAATGCTAA